Part of the Gemmatimonadota bacterium genome, ATGACGAGACGCCTGGTACGATCGACATCGGCGCCCAGCATCGCCGCGGTGTCTTCGCCGAGGGCGAGCAGATCGAGCGCCCGGGCGAGCCACCAGAGCAGGCCGAGCAGCGGCGTCGCGATCACCACGAAGCGCAGCACCGCGTCCCACGACGCACCGGCAAAGCCACCGAAGAGCCACACCGTTGCCGCGCGGAAGGCGAAGGGATCGGCGACCGCGAGGAGGGCGGTGGTCACGGCGCCCGCAAAAGCGGACACCACCACACCGGCGAGGAGGAGGACTCGCGGATCGAGGCGACGCCCGGCCACGGCGGTGATGCGATAGACGAGGGCGACCGCCGCCAGCGCGCCGATGGTCGCACTGGCGGACACGCTCCATCCGGCCGGCAGCCCCGCCACCACGCCGATCACCGCACCCAGCGCAGCGCCACCCGAGAGTCCGAGAAGCCATGGTTCGGCCAGGGGATTGCGCACCATCGCCTGCAACGCGGCGCCGCAGGCCGCGAGCGTGCCACCGACACCGAACGCCAGCACGATGCGCGGCAGCCGCAGCGAGCGGATGATGGCACCATCCTGCCCCGCTCCGTCGCGAAGCGCCGCCAGGACTGCGCCTGGGGTGAGGAGGACCGGGCCGACGAAGAGCGCCGCCACCATCGCGCCGAGCGCGCTCACCGCAAGTGCGGGGAGCGCATGGCGCATCCGGTGGGCGGCGCGTGGAGTCACGAAAAGGCCCGTCTCCGACATGGGGTCGTGGACGGGCGGGACGTGAGACGCAGATGGGCGCGGACGCACTGGTCCGCGGACTTCCACGACCACGCCACCATCCCCTCCCCCGAGGGTTTATTGGTGGCGCGAACGGAGAGGTCTCCTGGCTCCGGGCTCGTCGTTCGCCTTCCCGGGGGTACTACCCCAGTGGCGCAATGAACGACGTCTTACTGCTGCCCGTTACAGTGGCGGGGCCGCGCCGGCATTTCACCGGACTTCCGAGCTGCCCCATTCGCTGGTCTTCAATTGTGCCTCAAGCTACCGTTGCCGAATCAGGGCGGCAAGAGCGCGCGCACCTGCTCCTTCAAGGCGGCGCGCGCCGCCTGATAGTCGTGCCAGACGCCGGGGGCATGGGCGGCCTCACCACCCGCATGGGCCGCGTCGAGCCGGGCGATGGCGTCCAGGAGCTCGTCGACCGGTGACGGGGTCGTCGCGGTGGCAACGACTGCCTGCCGTGGCAGCGTCGCGCGACGCGCACTGAGCAGCGCCATCACGATGAGCCCGAGGGCAAAACACCCTGCCACCGCCTCGGCCACCCAGCCGGGCAACTGGCCGTCACCACCAAAGCGCAGCGCGATGGATCCGGGGGCCACCATGGCGCCCGTCCACCGGGTGTAGTGGCGGCCGTCGACGGTGGTGGTGTCGGCGCGCGCGAGCGGTGCGCCCGCTGTCGCGTCGGACTCCTCGAGCAGCACGTTCACCACCGGCGAGCCTTCCGCCCACGGCACGTCGAGGGCGCGGGTCGCCGGTGGGATCTGGTAGTGCACCAGGAGCTGTCGCTGCCCCGGTGGCACTGCCGCGTGCAGCTCGAGCGTATCGCCGTGGAATTGCACGGCCTCCTCAGCGAAGTCCGATTCGCCGAGGACGAGGTTCACTGCCGAACGCGGCATCAGGAACCGCCACGACGCGGCGGAGAGGTCCGGTGGCACGCGCGTCTGGTAGCCGTCGTTCGCCAGGATGAGCAGGTCGACGGCGCTGCGCGTCCCGTCGGCGGCCGGGGCGCTGATCACGAGATGCCGCGCGGCCAGGGCGATCGGCGCCGCGGAGGCACTGTCGGAGACGACCAGCGTGACGAGTGAGTCCCGCTGGCCATGGGCGCTGCCGATCGGCGTGGAGAAGTACTGCACGCCATCCCAGCGCGACGAGATCAACAGGATGGCCGTGGTGTCGGCAGGCTGGGCAAAACGAAACCGGCCATCGGTCCCGACGCGAACGGAATCGA contains:
- a CDS encoding iron ABC transporter permease, translated to MTPRAAHRMRHALPALAVSALGAMVAALFVGPVLLTPGAVLAALRDGAGQDGAIIRSLRLPRIVLAFGVGGTLAACGAALQAMVRNPLAEPWLLGLSGGAALGAVIGVVAGLPAGWSVSASATIGALAAVALVYRITAVAGRRLDPRVLLLAGVVVSAFAGAVTTALLAVADPFAFRAATVWLFGGFAGASWDAVLRFVVIATPLLGLLWWLARALDLLALGEDTAAMLGADVDRTRRLVILTTSILTATTVSVAGTIGFVGLVVPHALRGLVGPLHRRLLPAVFLAGGAFTVLADAVARTVVRPAELPVGVITALVGVPLFAVLLRRSLA